Proteins found in one Paenibacillus dendritiformis genomic segment:
- a CDS encoding helix-turn-helix transcriptional regulator: MSKIDNMMAILWMLNSGRKITAKQIAEKLEINIRTVYRYIDALSASGVPIISDTGHHGGYTLLNNFIKSPLLFDVDEKTALLHAAVFAQEAGYFLGEALDRATSKLTMYSNQEQERRIKQHLKGLEVISPTGKSSMEPILKQLEQGIVNESSVEIEYHTNREEQSKRRMVDPYGMIYWNNNWYVIAFCHLRNEVRSFRVGRIRSIIQTEITFNRPTSFSAGEFFMKSLLPETADKQGLMPLVVGGTTSALDNLCQHWFLGHHFKERTSKKAVFLLEEEAIHTYVPYLLLPYGKSIQVIEPLSLKQKLIEVLYELIDYYQA, from the coding sequence ATGTCTAAAATTGATAATATGATGGCGATTCTATGGATGTTGAATTCAGGCAGGAAAATTACTGCAAAACAAATAGCTGAAAAGTTAGAGATTAATATAAGGACGGTTTACCGTTATATTGATGCGCTTTCTGCCAGTGGTGTCCCGATTATATCGGACACAGGTCATCATGGGGGGTATACCCTGTTGAATAATTTTATTAAAAGTCCTCTTCTTTTCGATGTTGATGAGAAAACTGCATTACTTCATGCTGCTGTTTTTGCCCAAGAAGCTGGCTACTTTTTAGGAGAGGCATTAGACCGAGCGACATCAAAGCTAACAATGTATTCAAATCAAGAGCAGGAAAGAAGGATTAAGCAACATTTAAAAGGGCTTGAAGTCATAAGTCCAACTGGAAAATCATCTATGGAGCCAATATTGAAGCAATTGGAGCAAGGTATAGTAAACGAATCATCTGTAGAAATTGAATATCATACAAATCGTGAAGAGCAATCCAAGCGCAGGATGGTTGATCCATATGGAATGATTTATTGGAATAATAACTGGTATGTCATTGCATTTTGCCATCTGAGGAATGAAGTCCGCAGTTTTAGAGTAGGGCGAATTCGCAGTATTATTCAAACAGAAATTACCTTCAATCGTCCAACGTCCTTTTCGGCCGGTGAATTTTTTATGAAAAGCCTGCTTCCAGAAACAGCAGATAAGCAAGGACTTATGCCATTAGTTGTTGGCGGTACGACCAGTGCGTTGGATAATTTATGCCAGCATTGGTTTTTAGGGCATCATTTCAAAGAACGAACTTCAAAGAAAGCTGTATTTCTACTTGAAGAAGAAGCAATTCATACATATGTACCGTATTTACTGTTACCTTACGGTAAATCTATTCAAGTCATTGAACCACTAAGTTTGAAGCAAAAACTTATTGAGGTTCTATATGAGTTAATTGATTATTATCAAGCTTAA
- a CDS encoding uracil-DNA glycosylase: MDHPFVILPEEQAPEALQHCECCELSKQRTRVIWGEGNPKAKLMLILDNPGAREDREGNSFLCGTRETLQLGLREAGIDTNSVYVTYLLKCRPMRAYNKPEARTACLPHLQLQLLQKQPSVLFGFGNVVAEAIFPQKENASVKELRGNWHEFQGIPISFTYHPLAVRRRPNLLRFFVEDLKALKEKWKGRSTPHT; this comes from the coding sequence ATGGACCATCCCTTTGTCATCTTGCCTGAAGAACAAGCGCCCGAAGCCCTTCAGCATTGTGAATGTTGCGAGCTATCCAAGCAACGGACTCGTGTTATCTGGGGTGAAGGAAATCCGAAAGCCAAGCTTATGTTGATCCTGGATAATCCGGGAGCCCGCGAGGATCGGGAAGGAAATTCGTTTTTGTGCGGCACCCGGGAAACACTCCAACTCGGCTTGAGGGAAGCGGGTATCGATACGAACTCGGTTTATGTCACCTATTTGCTTAAATGCAGACCGATGCGTGCTTATAATAAACCTGAGGCCAGAACAGCATGTCTTCCCCATCTACAATTACAGCTCCTGCAGAAGCAGCCGTCGGTATTATTTGGTTTTGGGAATGTCGTGGCGGAAGCAATATTCCCACAGAAGGAGAATGCGAGTGTCAAGGAATTGCGAGGGAACTGGCACGAGTTTCAGGGTATCCCGATCAGCTTTACCTATCACCCGCTTGCCGTAAGAAGGAGACCCAATTTACTAAGGTTCTTCGTAGAGGATTTGAAAGCATTGAAGGAGAAGTGGAAGGGAAGATCAACACCGCATACATAA